The Gammaproteobacteria bacterium genome has a segment encoding these proteins:
- a CDS encoding helix-turn-helix domain-containing protein: MQGKPDSPEPAVQPGEVTEPAACTTDVGRPHCGGCVVALSCLPGALNEEQTRRFEEAMPRCRRIGVGEHLYRVGDPFRNLFAVRTGCLKTYAVDAGGREHVMAFHFPGELIGSDAIYPERCVSSCVALVPSVLCCLPFSVLTSLSRDIPELQTQLLRAMSRDVLGTSSIAGDFTAEERLAGFLVMVSARLHRARKPAAALDLAMSRQDIANYLRLAPETVSRILARFQKSGLVKTDRKHITLLDQNGLLEISACMNPYTRSSHAATGSTWPPP; the protein is encoded by the coding sequence TGTCGGCCGGCCTCACTGCGGTGGCTGCGTAGTCGCGCTGTCCTGCCTGCCCGGCGCACTCAACGAAGAGCAGACCAGGCGCTTCGAGGAGGCGATGCCACGGTGCCGGCGCATCGGCGTCGGCGAACATCTGTACCGGGTTGGCGATCCGTTCCGCAATCTCTTCGCGGTCCGCACCGGCTGCCTGAAGACTTACGCGGTGGACGCCGGCGGCCGCGAGCACGTGATGGCATTCCACTTCCCCGGGGAACTCATCGGCAGCGATGCCATCTACCCGGAGCGCTGCGTTTCAAGCTGTGTGGCACTGGTACCGAGCGTACTCTGTTGCCTGCCCTTCAGCGTACTGACGAGCCTCAGCCGGGACATTCCGGAACTGCAGACCCAGTTGCTGCGCGCCATGAGTCGCGACGTGCTGGGAACCAGCAGCATCGCCGGTGACTTCACGGCCGAGGAGCGCCTCGCGGGATTCCTGGTCATGGTCTCGGCTCGCCTGCACCGCGCGCGCAAGCCGGCCGCCGCGCTCGATCTCGCGATGTCCAGGCAGGACATCGCCAATTACCTGCGCCTCGCCCCGGAAACCGTCAGTCGCATCCTGGCGCGGTTCCAGAAAAGCGGACTGGTCAAGACCGACCGCAAGCACATCACGCTGCTCGATCAGAACGGGCTGCTCGAGATCTCCGCGTGCATGAATCCCTATACGCGCAGCAGTCACGCCGCAACCGGCTCGACCTGGCCACCGCCCTGA
- a CDS encoding cytochrome c: MRRTLLISSAALLLAAATAHAATPEDAIKYRKAVMSTMAGHINAITLIFTGRVEHEKFLLSHAEALAVGGEQMGVLFPAGSDVGRTEALPAIWQEPEKFAKAVEQSRLATAGLRDAIRTGDKAAIGKAMKPVADSCKGCHDRYRKEEQSM; this comes from the coding sequence ATGCGTCGTACTCTTCTGATCTCATCTGCCGCCCTGCTGCTGGCCGCCGCCACGGCCCATGCCGCCACACCGGAGGACGCCATCAAGTATCGCAAGGCGGTCATGAGCACCATGGCAGGCCACATCAACGCCATCACACTGATCTTCACCGGCCGGGTCGAGCATGAGAAATTCCTGCTGAGCCATGCCGAGGCACTCGCCGTCGGCGGTGAACAGATGGGCGTACTGTTTCCCGCCGGTTCGGATGTCGGACGGACCGAGGCCCTGCCGGCAATCTGGCAGGAACCGGAGAAGTTCGCCAAGGCTGTCGAGCAGTCGAGACTCGCCACTGCCGGGCTGCGCGACGCCATCAGAACCGGCGACAAGGCGGCCATCGGCAAAGCCATGAAGCCCGTCGCCGACAGCTGCAAGGGCTGCCACGACCGATACCGCAAAGAAGAGCAGAGCATGTGA
- a CDS encoding cytochrome c: protein MSRAAVFRQLCSLATAGGLMLVALSASAQSAVERGRYLTAASGCAGCHTEDREDAVPFAGGRAIKSAFGTFYSPNITPDRETGIGNWSDAQFIAALHDGIRPDGASYFPAFPFPSYTGMTTDDALDIKAYLFSLPAVRQANRAHELPWYLRSRLAARAWKLLYFRAGRFAPDPSRDDSWNRGAYLVRHLGHCGQCHTPRSRFGALIADRELAGSPSGVKEDSVPNITPHEADGIGTWSAPDLELFLEIGMLPDGDFAGAGMGQVIDENTSQLTGEDRSAITNYLRALPALPDKRS, encoded by the coding sequence GTGAGCCGCGCCGCGGTGTTCCGCCAGCTCTGCTCCCTGGCCACCGCTGGCGGGCTAATGCTCGTGGCACTGTCCGCCAGCGCGCAATCCGCGGTCGAGCGCGGCCGCTATCTGACCGCCGCGTCCGGCTGCGCAGGTTGCCACACGGAGGACCGCGAAGACGCCGTGCCATTCGCCGGTGGCCGCGCGATCAAGAGCGCCTTCGGCACGTTTTACTCGCCGAACATCACGCCTGACCGTGAGACCGGCATCGGCAACTGGAGCGATGCGCAGTTCATCGCGGCATTGCACGATGGGATTCGTCCGGACGGCGCGTCCTACTTTCCGGCGTTTCCCTTTCCGTCCTACACCGGAATGACCACGGACGACGCGCTCGACATCAAGGCGTACCTGTTCTCGCTGCCGGCAGTCCGCCAGGCAAATCGGGCCCACGAGCTGCCGTGGTACCTGCGCTCACGGCTGGCCGCAAGAGCCTGGAAGCTGCTGTACTTCCGGGCAGGGCGCTTCGCGCCAGACCCGTCGCGTGACGACAGCTGGAACCGCGGGGCCTATCTCGTGCGCCATCTCGGCCACTGCGGGCAATGCCATACGCCGCGCAGCCGCTTCGGCGCGCTGATCGCCGACCGCGAACTCGCCGGCAGCCCGAGCGGTGTGAAGGAGGACTCGGTACCGAACATCACCCCGCACGAGGCGGACGGCATCGGCACGTGGTCGGCCCCGGATCTCGAGCTGTTTCTCGAAATCGGCATGCTCCCGGACGGTGATTTCGCCGGCGCCGGCATGGGGCAGGTCATCGACGAGAATACTTCTCAACTCACCGGCGAGGACCGCAGCGCGATCACGAACTACCTGCGCGCGCTACCGGCCTTGCCGGACAAGCGGTCGTGA
- a CDS encoding DUF4404 family protein: MDRTRLQQLLEELHQELTGATTVDPESRRMLEQALREIRLVTEHAPEEMPEGATAQLREAALRLEAGHPRLAGVLGQLTDTLAKLGI, from the coding sequence ATGGACAGGACCCGGTTGCAGCAGCTTCTCGAGGAGTTACACCAGGAACTCACCGGCGCCACGACCGTAGATCCGGAGTCGCGCCGGATGCTCGAGCAGGCGTTACGGGAAATCCGGCTGGTGACCGAGCATGCGCCAGAGGAGATGCCGGAGGGCGCCACTGCGCAACTGCGCGAGGCGGCGCTGCGTCTCGAGGCCGGGCACCCGCGGCTGGCCGGCGTGCTCGGCCAGCTCACCGATACGCTCGCCAAGCTCGGCATCTGA